In Haliovirga abyssi, the sequence GTCAAACAAGTGTACAAGTTATATTTGGGGCAAAAGCAGAAATAATCGCACAAGAAATAAGAAGTTTAATATAAAAAATTAGAATTGTTAAACATAGTTTATTCATTTTAAGACTCGCCTCCCAAAGGATAGTTTTTTGAAATTGTGTTGCTATATGTAGCTTTAGAGATTTAAATACTACATATAGTGACATCAAAAAATAATATTAAAAAACAGAAAAGTAATTTGAATATTTATAAAGTTTATTAATGGAAGCTCCCTTGTTGATTTTAGCAGGGGAGCTTTTGTTATGGAGATAAAAATGAAAAGTCGGCGGAGCATCGATAAGTTAATAAACTTTAATTTGTTTCAATTTAAATTAAAAATAAGCTATAACTTCTTATAAGGAATAAATTAATTATATTAGTTTAAACTACCATATATAAAGCTATATAGATAATTTTTCGGTTAAAAATCATCCAAATAATTAAATTTAGTTAAATTAGTGTTGACATTTTGCGCAAAATATGGTATTACTTATATCAAGAAATTAATTTAAGTAACTTTAATTATAGTTGCGTGATGTAGGGATGTATGTTTGTCTTTTGTAAGGGCAATTCACGAATTGCCCCTATTAGGGTAAGAATATAGCAAAAAATAAAATAAAAATTTAAGGAGGTACAAAATGAAAGGATTAAAATTTGTTGTAATTGGTGGTGGAAGTAGTTATACTCCAGAGCTTGTAGAAGGAATTATAAAAAAAAGAGATACTCTTCCAGTAAGTGAACTTATATTAGTAGACATTGAAGAGGGAAGAGAGAAAGTTGAAATAAATTATAATTTAGTAAAGAGAATGTTTAAAAAAGAGAAGATGCAAACAAAAATTAGTTTTACGTTAGATAGAAAAGAAGCTTTAAAAGGAGCAGATTTTGTTTTATCTCAATTTAGAGTTGGAAGATTAGAAGCTAGAGCTAGAGATGAAAGAATTCCATTAGAAAGAGGATTTGTGGGACAAGAGACAACAGGAGCTGGAGGATTTGCAAAAGCATTAAGAACAATTCCAGTAATATTAGATATTTGTAAAGATATAGAAGAAGTGGCAAAAGATGCTTGGCTTATAAATTTTACAAATCCTGCTGGAATAATAACAGAAGCTGTAAACAAATATAGTAATGTAAAAGTTATTGGATTATGTAATGTACCTATTAATATGAAATATGATGCAGCAGAAGAATTAGGAGTCTCTGCAGAGAAAATAAGAACGGAAATTATGGGATTAAACCATTTGAGTTTTGTAACAAAAGTAATGTTAAATGGTGAAAATAAAATTAATGAGATATTAAAAGGAAGTAAACTTGACGGAAAAGATACTATGAAAAATATAGAAAAAATAGATGATTTTGAAGAGTATAATAAAAAAATAGGGTTAATTTCATCTCCATATTTACAATATTTTTTCTTTCCAGATAAAATGATAGAGAAAGAATTAAAAAATATAAAAGATGGTAAAGGGACAAGAGCAGTACAAGTTATGAAAATAGAAAAAACATTATTTGAAAAATATAAAGATGTTAAATTAGATATTAAGCCAAAAGAATTAGAAGAAAGAGGAGGAGCAAGATATTCAGAAATTGCAATAAATTTAATTGATAGTATTTATAATAATTTAAATAATGAATATGTTGTGAATGTAGTTAATAATGGTTCAATTGTAGATCTGCCAGAAAATGTAGTAGTGGAAGTAAACTGTATAGTTAATAATGAAGGAGCAAGACCTTTACATATGGGACATTTACCAAAATCTGTAAAAGGATTAATTCAACAAGTAAAATCATATGAAGAATACACAATAGAAGCAGCAGTTGAAGGAAATAGAGAAAAGGCATTAATAGCACTTATTAATAATCCTTTAGTAAGAAATGTGGATAAAGCAGAGGAGTTATTAGAAGAAATATTAAATCAAAATAAAAAGTATCTTTCTAATTTTTTTAAGGAGGACTAGAATGTCAAAACGATATTTAATAATAAATAATGATGATTTTGGAATGTTTCATGCTGTGAATAGAACAACTAAAGAACTTTTAGTGAATAAACTGATATCTTCAGCTACAGTTATGATGCCTTGCCCATGGGTAATGGAAGTAGTTCATTTCTTGAAAGAAAATAAAAATATAGATGTAGGAGTTCATCTTACTCTTACAAGTGAATGGGAAGATTATAGATGGGGACCAACATTACCAAAAGATAAAGTTCCATCTCTTGTGGATGAAGAGGGATATTTTTATAAAACAGTTGAAGAAGTTGTGGAATATGCAGATTATGATGAAATTAAAATGGAATTAAATAATCAGATATTATTGGCAATGAAAAATGGAATTAACTTTACACATATTGATAATCATATGTTTACTTTATTTGGAAAAAATTTCCATAAAATAGCATTTGAACTTAGTCAAAAATATAAAGTTCCATTTAGATTTGCTAAAGTTATAGATGAAAATTTATGTGGTGAATTCTCAGAAGATGAATTAAATTTATATTATTATTATGCTAATTTATCAGAAGAAAATGGGATAAAAGTTCCTGATAGATTAGCAACTTCTGGGTATTTTATGGAAGAGGGAGAAACTTATGAAATGTTTAAACAAGAATTTATTGATTTTTTAAAAAGTGTAGATTATGGAGTTACTGAATATTTTTTTCATCCTATAAAAGATGATGAAGAGGCAAAAGCTGCTAATCCATATTGGGAAAAAAGATATTGGGAGTATCAAATTATAAAAGAAGATGAAGTTTGGGAAGTTATAAAAGAAAGAGAAATAGAACTTATTTCTTGGAGGCCATTAAAAGAAAAATTAATTTAGGAGGATTAAAAATGTATATTGCAGGATTTGATGGAGGAGGGACGAAAACTCACTGTATAATTGGAGATGAAAATGGAAATATATTAGCAACTGGAAATGGTGGACCAGCAAACTATCAAACAGCAGGGGTAAAAAGAGCAAAAAAATCAATAGAAGAAGCATTAGAAGAAGCTTTATTAGAAATAGGAATATCTAAAAATGATATTGATTTATATATGTTTGGATTAGCTGGAGCTGATCAAGAACAGGATTTTGAAATAATCCATAAATTTATAAAAGAGATAGTTGGAGATAAAAAATATAAAATTTATCATGATTCTTGGATCGGGTTAAGAAGTGGAAGCGAAGATTACAGTGGAATTGTAGCAATTTGTGGAACTGGTTCTGGATTTTCTGGCAGAAGAAAAGATGGAAAAGAGATTATATTAAGAAATTTAGATTATCAATTAGGAAATAGTGGTGGTGGAAATGAATTGGCTGAAAAAGCTATACATTTTGCATTCCGTTCAGAAGAAGGTACTTTTGATAAGACAGAACTGGAGAATGTAATACCAAAACTATTTTCAGTTAAAGATATGGAAGAAGTAGCAGAAATAATTAGGAATGAAGATATTAGTGAAAAAGTATTAAAAAAAATACCAATAGAAGTTTTTAAATTGGCAAATAGAGGGGATAGGATATCTCAAGAACTGTTAATATCAATGGGAGAAACTTTAGGAAGATATTCTGCATCTATTATAAAAAAATTAGAGCAGGAAAATGAAGAAATAAATATAATTTTAATAGGAAGTATTTATAAAGGAGAATCACCTTTATTAATTGATTCTATGAAACAAAGTGTAAGAAGATTTGTACCAAAAGCAAAATTAATAAGACCAGATAAAGATCCTGTGTATGGAGCTTATTTTTTAGGAGTAGATATAATTAATAAAAAGATAAAACTATAAATATTTTTTGAAATATGGAGGTGATTTATATTGAAGTTAATTACTTAGGAATGGCTTAAAAATAACATTCCCATTTTGCTTTAAAATACGCAATGTTTTAAGCGTTTTTATAACAAAATATGAGAACATTATTTTTTAAACGTTCCTTAATCTAATAAATTAAAAAAATGAGAAAAATTAGGAAAGATACAAAATTGTATCATAAAATTAAAAGGGAGGTATTGAGATGAAATTGAGAAAACATCTAGTATTGGTTATAATGGGGTTATTTCTAGTAGGATTAGTTTCGAATGCAGGGGTATTTGATTTTATATTTAAGAAAGGAAATAAAAAAGAGAGTAAACAAGTTGAAACTGCCAAAAAAGCAGTAGAGCTTACAATGTGGGTAACACCAGATGCAGAACATGAGGCAGATTTAAAAAATATAATAAAGAAATTTGAAGATAAAACTGGAATGAAAGTAAAAATTACAGTTTTAGGTTGGGATATTGTATGGGATAAATTAACTACAGCAGCTACAAGTGGAATAGGACCAGATGTAGTGGAAATTGGCGGAACATGGGTATCAAGTATTGCTGCTATGGGAGTGTTAGAAGATTTATCAAAATATTATAAAGATGACATGGAAAAAGATTATTTACCAGCAACTTTAAAATATAGTAGTACCGTTGGCGTGCCTGGAAAAATGATAAGTTTACCATGGGTTACAGATGGATACTTATGGTATTATAGAAAAGATTTATATGAAAAAGCTGGCTTAGATCCTAAAAAAGTATTTGATACATGGGATTCATTTAGTGCAGCAATGAAAAAATTAGATGCTATGAATTTTAAAACGGATAAGGGAGAAAAAATACCAGCATTTGCTCATGGTGGAAAAAATGATTGGAATATTATACATATGATGGGTGGATTTATTTGGCAAAATGGTGGAAATTATATAAGCGCAGATGGAAAAAAATCTTTAATTGCAGATCCAAAATCAGTAGAAGCAATTAAATATTTTACAAATTTTGCAAGAACAGGAATCGTTCCAAAGAAATATTTAGAAAAAGATCCTTCAGAGATAGAAGCTATTTATGGAGAAGGTGGAATAGCTACAATATTAACTGGACCTTGGTTTGCTGCTCAAATGGATAAAACTTTATCTGGACTATATGATACAGAAACTGATGATAAAACATCTCTTGCTAAATCAAAATTTGTATATAAAAATACAGATGTAGCAGAACCTTTAGCAGGTTCTGCAGGAAGATACACTTTTTCTGGAACTAATAATTTAGCAGTATTTAATTTTTCTAAACATAAAAAAGAAGCAGCTGGATTAGTAAAATATTTAACTGATGATGAAGGAGCGCAAATAGCATATGCAAAAGCAACAGGTTTATTCCCTGTATCAGTTGCAGCTGTTAATTCACCATTTGTAACAGAAAATCATTATAGAAGTGCTGTAAAATATGCGTTTGATCATGATTATGTAAAAGTTTATCCATCAGTTCCAGCTTGGGGACCAATTGAAACAGTTTTAACTAAAAACTTGGGACTTATTTGGGACTTAGTATCAGGAGTTGATGGCAAATATACAGATGAAAAACTTATGAAAGTAATTGATGAAACAAAAAGAGAAATGAATCTTGTAATCTCTCAAACTGGAACAGAATAAAAAAAGAAACTTCTAAAGAAAAATAATGGGGCTGTTTTTACAGCCTCATTATTAAAAAAGAAAGGAGAATAAGTAATGAAGGTAAATAATATATTCAAAAAATATAGATTTGCATATCTGTTAATATTGCCATCTATAATATCTTTGGTTGCAATACAGGTGATTCCATCTATACAGGGATTATATATATCAATGCTAAGATTAAATCAATTTACATTTAAAGATTTTTTAAGAGCACCTTTTGTAGGATTAAAAAATTATTATACAATTTTATTTGATCCAAATAGTATGATTCGAGTTGGATTATTGGGAGCTCTTAGAAATAGTGCAATATTTACAGTAGTTGTAATTTCTGGAACTATTGTAGTAGGAATGGGACTAGCAATGGTATTAAATCAGAAATTTAAAGGACGAGGTGTAGCAAGAACTCTTTTATTATTACCTTGGATAGTGCCAACATATATAGTTGGACTTTTAGCTTCATTTATGTATGGCTATGATGGAATAATTAATAGAATTTTATTTAATACATTACATTTATTACCACATCCAATATATTGGAAAGTTGGACCAATGACATTACTTAGCATTATTTTAATAACTATTTGGAGATTTTTTCCAATGACTATGTTAATGTATTTGGCTGCGTTACAAGGGATATCAAAAGATTATTATGAAGCAGCAGAAATTGACGGGGCTTCAGGATTTCAAAAATTTAGATATATAACTTTACCATTTTTAAAACCTGTAACAGCTATGATGGTTTTATATGGAATGATTCAACACATTTATTCATTTAATATAGCTGCAATGATGTTTGGAATGGGATCAGGTTATCCAGGTAAATGGGGAGATTTACTAATGACAAATCTAATGAGAAATTCATTTAGTTTATGGCAGTATGGACCAGGAGGAGCGGCTTCAGTTGTGTTAATGGTCATGGTATTAGCATTAGTTGGTATGTGGCTTAAAATATTTAAAGATGCTATTACAGCAGAGTAGGAGGTAATAATGAACTATCGTTTAAAGAAAAAATTAAAAAGATATGCTTCTTTAGCAGTGTTATGGTTAGTTGTAGGAATAGTTGTATTCCCAATAATATATATGGTTGTATTAGCAGGAAGTTATAGTAATAGTATAAGAACTGGAACAGAATTTTCTACAGTAAGTTTATCAAGATATATAAAGAATTTTATTGATATGCAAAAAAATGTTGATTTTATGAATTATTTTAAAAATAGTGTAATAGTAATATCAAGTACAACAATTATATCGTTGGTGTTATCTATTTTATCAGGATATTCTTTAGCAAGATTTAAGTTTCCTGGTTCAAATGGTTTTGGATTAACAATGTTAGCAACTCAACTTATACCCCCAACATTAATATTAATTCCAATGTATTTGGTATTTATAACAATTCAAAGAACTTTTGGAGTGCAGGTTATTGATACTTATATGGGACTTATTATCCCTTATGTCGCGATATTTACTCCTATGAGTATATGGGTAATACGAGGGTTTTTTGCAAATTTACCTGTAGAATTAGAAGAAGCTGCAAGGATTGACGGTTGTAGTAGATTTCAAGCATTTAGATTGATAATGTTACCATTAGCAGTTCCTGGAATAATTGCAACAGGTATATTTATATTTTTAACAGCTTGGGATGAGCTTATGTTGGCTAGCATATTAACTACCTCGCCTAGAGTACAAACAATACCAGTAGGAATAAGATTATTTATTGGAAGAATACAAAATAGATTTGATTTAACAATGATGGCAGCACTTGTAACGACAATACCAGTTGCAATATTATTCTTTGCATTACAAAAATATTTTGTTCAAGGGATGACAGCAGGAGCAGTAAAAGGATAAATAAAGAATGTATTCTTAAATTATACTGATTAAATATTATTTTTATATCTCCCCTTTATAGGGGAGATATAAAAATAATAGCTCGAAATGGAGGGAGAAATGGGGGGAAAAGAGTATAGAAGTAAAAATAAAAGTTTTAAAAACATTTTTATGATTAGATTAATATCAATGGTGTTGTTTATTACATTAACTATGTCATTTATTGTTGTAAATATAGTTAATAAATATATAGAAGAATCTGTTTATAATACGAATAATAGTATTGTAAATGGAGTGTCTAGCACTTTTGATACTTTTATAAAAAATACCGAGATATTAGTAAAATTATTGGCAAATAATCCTAATATATCTAAATTTAATCTAATTGGTTCTTCTGAATTATTAGTTCAATATACAAATAAAAACCCTTTAATATCTAATATAGTAATTTATAAAATGGATGGAAAAAAGAAATTAAAAGAAAAAATGAGAATAAACGGTTCTTTAAAAAATGATTTTACAGAAAAAACAATTAATAAATTATATAATGAAAAGAAAGATAATATTGAGATATTAAAATCAAAAGATACAAATAAATTAATGCTATTAATGATATCTCCTATTTATAAAATGAATTTTCTAGGAAAAATCACTAAAAAAGAGGGCGGTGCATTAGTAGCTGTAATAAGTGTAGAAAAATTAAAAGAGATGTTATTAAAAAGAGAAATTTTGAAAAATAAAGATTTTTATATAGTAAATGAATATGGAAAATTGATAATGTCAAATAAAAGAGCTGCAAAAGAATTTGAAGATTTAACAAAATGGAATAAAAGATTTAAAGTGACAAGTAAAAATGGTGGAATAATAAAATATTCATTGGAGAATATAAAAAAAATAGCATTTTCTAAATATAACAAAGAATATAAAATTGGATTTATTATTGAAGAAGCAGAAAAAGTTGCATTTAGAGAAAGAGATAGAGTTATAACTATTTTTATAATAATAATTATTTTAAGTTTACTATTAGTTATCATCCTATCAGATAGATTAGCAAAAGATGTAATAAATCCTTTAACTGAATTAACTCATCAAATAGAAGTTGTAAAAACTGGAGATTTTGATATATCAATTAGTGATAAAAATTTAAAAAGAGAAGATGAATTTGGAATACTATCTAATGGATTTAAGGATATGATTGAAAATTTAAAGAAAGTTTTAGGAGATATAAACATAAGTTCTAAAACTTTTAATGAAAATTCAGATAAGTTAAATGTTACAATAGAAAAGAATCAAGCTTCTATAAAAGAGATAAACAAAATAGCTAAAACATTATTAGAGAGTTCGGAAATAAATAACAAAGAGATAATAAAGGGTGTTAAATCAATAAAAAAAATGTCAAGCAGCTCAGAAGAAATTGCTATTTCATCAATGGAATTAAAAGACAAAATTTCTGAAACAACAAAATTTGCAAAAAATGGATATGCTATGATGGGAAAAACAGTTGAATTATTAGATACTACTTATAATTCTTTTGAATTGGCAGCTGGTAAAATGGATTCGCTAAAAGATTCAATTGAAAATATTGGAGGTATAATAGATTCAATAAAAAATATTTCTGATCAAACAAATTTATTAGCATTAAATGCTGCAATAGAAGCTGCAAGAGCAGGTGAGGCTGGAAAAGGGTTTGCAGTAGTTGCAAATGAAGTAAAAAAACTAGCGAATCAATCAAATAATTCTGCAGAAGAGATAACAAATATTATTTCTAAAATTAAAAATATTGTAATGGATACAATAAACATTTTTGAAAAAAATTATAAAGAGTTAGATGAAGTAAAAGAAAATAGTGAAAAAACAAAATTACAGATAGAAAAAATAAATAATTTTTCTGAACTATCTTTTGAATCAGTTCAAAAAAGTGCTGAATTAACTGAAATAGGAGTAAGCCTTTCAAAAGATATGCTAGAATTATTATCGACATTAAAATTATCAATAGAAGAGAGTTCTAAATTTTCAAAAGTTATAGATAAAAATATAGGATATCAAGAAAAAGATAACTTAGAGATAAAAGCTATAGCTGTAAATATGAAAAATATATCATTATTTTTAAATAAAACGTTATTAAAATTTGAAGAAGAAAAAAAAGAAGTAATAGAGAAAGAATAGGAGGTAAAAATGGCAAAAGTAATATTAAAAGATATGGAAAAAACATATCCAAATGGATTTAAAGCAGTACATGGACACAATTTGGAAATAAAAGATGGAGAATTTATGGTATTTGTAGGACCATCAGGTTGTGCAAAATCAACAACATTAAGAATGATAGCAGGACTAGAAGAGATAACAGGAGGAACAGTAGCAATAGGAGATACAATAGTAAATGAGTTGCCGCCAAAAGATAGAGGAATAGCAATGGTATTCCAAAATTATGCCTTGTATCCACATATGAATGTATATGATAATATGGCATTTGGATTAAAATTAGCCAAAACACCAAAAGAAGAGATAGACAAAAGAGTAAAAAATGCAGCAGAAATATTAGGAATAACAGATCTATTAGATAGAAAACCAAAAGAGATGTCAGGAGGACAAAGACAAAGAGTAGCGGTGGGAAGAGCAATAGTAAGAGATCCGAAAGTGTTTTTATTTGATGAACCGTTGTCAAATTTGGATGCTCAATTAAGGGTTCATATGAGAGTAGAGATAACAAAATTACATAAAAAATTGGGAACAACAATGATATATGTAACTCATGATCAAGTAGAAGCAATGACAATGGGAGATAGAATATGTGTAATGGAATTAGGGGTAATAAAACAAGTAGACACTCCATTAAATTTATATAATAAACCAGAAAATAAATTTGTAGCAGGATTTATAGGAAGTCCATCAATGAATATAGTAGAAGCAAAACTAGAAAAAGAAGGAGAGACAACATATGTAGTAACAGAACATATGAAATTAAGATTGCCAAAAGAAAAAGCAGATAAAGTACAAAAATATGTAGGGAAAGAAGTATGGTTTGGAATAAGACCAGAACATATAGGAAGTCATGAAACACATCCAAATGAAAAAGATAATTATGTAAATTCAGAAATATATGTAGTGGAACAAATGGGAAATGAAGTATTTGTATATTTCACACCGGGAAAAAATCAATATATAGCAAGATTAGGAAGTGAAGGAGTAACAGTAAAATCAGGAGAAAAATATGAAATATGGTTTGATACAACTAAATGTCATATATTTGATAAAGAGACAGAAGAAAATATAAGTTTATAAAGATATGTAGGGGCGAACCTATGTGTTCGCCTAGAATTATGGGTTGGGAATTAAATGATGTTAGATTTTGGGAAACTTGTAGGGGCAATTCATGAATTGCCCTTACGATTGCCCTTACGATTCCTACAATGGACCTTATAAAGAACCTTTATAATAATAACTATTATTATTTGTAAAATATAAAAAGCAGGGCGAACACATAGGTTCGCCCCTACAGAAGGATGTTGCAATATAATTTTAATGGATTATGATTTGTAGGAGAGATAGATTCTCACTCAACAGATAAAAATATAAAATTATATAAAGTTAATTACAAATAAGGAGCATAAAATGGATGCTAAAATAAATGTAGAGAAGATAAAAAAATTTATAAAAATAAAGAAAAATAGTATATGGGAAGAAAAAGATTTGATAACATTATGTCTACTAACAATGAAAAAAGATAACATGACAAAGGAAAAATTAAATTATAAGGATATAAAAAATCAAGTTAAATTATTATTGAAAATAATGAATGAATTAGAAAAGGAGATATCATGAGATTAATAATAAACGAATCTGTAGGAGAATGGGCAGCAATATATGTTGCCAAAAAAATAAATTTGCATAAATCAGAAAAGCTATTTGTATTGGGATTGCCAACAGGAAGCACACCAATAAAAATGTATAATAAATTAATAGAATTAAATAAAAAAGGAAAAGTTAGTTTTAAAAATGTGGTAACATTTAATATGGATGAATATGTAAATTTACCAGAAAATCATCCAGAAAGTTATCATACATTTATGAAAGAGAATTTTTTTAACCATATAGATATAAAAGAAGAAAATATAAATATATTAAATGGAAATGCTAAAGATTTAGATGAAGAATGTGCAGAGTATGAGAAAAAAATAGAAAGTTATGGAGGAATAGACCTATTTATAGGTGGAGTAGGAGAAGATGGACATATAGCATTTAATGAACCAGGATCATCACTAAGTTCAAAAACAAGAACAAAAGAATTAACAGAAGATACAAGAATAGTAAACTCTAGATTTTTTGGAAGAAAAATAGAAAATGTTCCAAAAGTAGCATTAACAGTAGGGGTAGGAACAATACTTGGAGCAAGAGAAGTGTTGATAATGGCAACAGGCTATAAAAAATCATTAGCAGTTTATAATGGAGTAGAAGGAAGTGTAAATCACATGTGGACAATATCTGCCTTGCAACTACATAGATATGGAATATTAGTGTGTGATGAAAAAGCAACAATGGAATTAAAGGTAAAAACAGTAAATTATTTTAAAGATATTGAAAAAGAGTTTTTAGATGTTGATAATTTAGAAAAAGAGCTTTAGAAACAGATTAAAAATATATAAAATTTATTTTTTAATTTTCCCTTATAAGTTATCTCTAATTAAACTTTCTTAACAAAAGTAAAAAAATGTGATAAACTATAAAAGGTTTATAATACATAGGAATGGTTTAAAAATATAAGAAACTTATTTTTTTAACATTCTATAGGAGATGATAAAATGCGT encodes:
- a CDS encoding 6-phospho-beta-glucosidase; this translates as MKGLKFVVIGGGSSYTPELVEGIIKKRDTLPVSELILVDIEEGREKVEINYNLVKRMFKKEKMQTKISFTLDRKEALKGADFVLSQFRVGRLEARARDERIPLERGFVGQETTGAGGFAKALRTIPVILDICKDIEEVAKDAWLINFTNPAGIITEAVNKYSNVKVIGLCNVPINMKYDAAEELGVSAEKIRTEIMGLNHLSFVTKVMLNGENKINEILKGSKLDGKDTMKNIEKIDDFEEYNKKIGLISSPYLQYFFFPDKMIEKELKNIKDGKGTRAVQVMKIEKTLFEKYKDVKLDIKPKELEERGGARYSEIAINLIDSIYNNLNNEYVVNVVNNGSIVDLPENVVVEVNCIVNNEGARPLHMGHLPKSVKGLIQQVKSYEEYTIEAAVEGNREKALIALINNPLVRNVDKAEELLEEILNQNKKYLSNFFKED
- a CDS encoding polysaccharide deacetylase family protein, whose protein sequence is MSKRYLIINNDDFGMFHAVNRTTKELLVNKLISSATVMMPCPWVMEVVHFLKENKNIDVGVHLTLTSEWEDYRWGPTLPKDKVPSLVDEEGYFYKTVEEVVEYADYDEIKMELNNQILLAMKNGINFTHIDNHMFTLFGKNFHKIAFELSQKYKVPFRFAKVIDENLCGEFSEDELNLYYYYANLSEENGIKVPDRLATSGYFMEEGETYEMFKQEFIDFLKSVDYGVTEYFFHPIKDDEEAKAANPYWEKRYWEYQIIKEDEVWEVIKEREIELISWRPLKEKLI
- a CDS encoding BadF/BadG/BcrA/BcrD ATPase family protein, which codes for MYIAGFDGGGTKTHCIIGDENGNILATGNGGPANYQTAGVKRAKKSIEEALEEALLEIGISKNDIDLYMFGLAGADQEQDFEIIHKFIKEIVGDKKYKIYHDSWIGLRSGSEDYSGIVAICGTGSGFSGRRKDGKEIILRNLDYQLGNSGGGNELAEKAIHFAFRSEEGTFDKTELENVIPKLFSVKDMEEVAEIIRNEDISEKVLKKIPIEVFKLANRGDRISQELLISMGETLGRYSASIIKKLEQENEEINIILIGSIYKGESPLLIDSMKQSVRRFVPKAKLIRPDKDPVYGAYFLGVDIINKKIKL
- a CDS encoding extracellular solute-binding protein, translating into MKLRKHLVLVIMGLFLVGLVSNAGVFDFIFKKGNKKESKQVETAKKAVELTMWVTPDAEHEADLKNIIKKFEDKTGMKVKITVLGWDIVWDKLTTAATSGIGPDVVEIGGTWVSSIAAMGVLEDLSKYYKDDMEKDYLPATLKYSSTVGVPGKMISLPWVTDGYLWYYRKDLYEKAGLDPKKVFDTWDSFSAAMKKLDAMNFKTDKGEKIPAFAHGGKNDWNIIHMMGGFIWQNGGNYISADGKKSLIADPKSVEAIKYFTNFARTGIVPKKYLEKDPSEIEAIYGEGGIATILTGPWFAAQMDKTLSGLYDTETDDKTSLAKSKFVYKNTDVAEPLAGSAGRYTFSGTNNLAVFNFSKHKKEAAGLVKYLTDDEGAQIAYAKATGLFPVSVAAVNSPFVTENHYRSAVKYAFDHDYVKVYPSVPAWGPIETVLTKNLGLIWDLVSGVDGKYTDEKLMKVIDETKREMNLVISQTGTE
- a CDS encoding carbohydrate ABC transporter permease, whose product is MKVNNIFKKYRFAYLLILPSIISLVAIQVIPSIQGLYISMLRLNQFTFKDFLRAPFVGLKNYYTILFDPNSMIRVGLLGALRNSAIFTVVVISGTIVVGMGLAMVLNQKFKGRGVARTLLLLPWIVPTYIVGLLASFMYGYDGIINRILFNTLHLLPHPIYWKVGPMTLLSIILITIWRFFPMTMLMYLAALQGISKDYYEAAEIDGASGFQKFRYITLPFLKPVTAMMVLYGMIQHIYSFNIAAMMFGMGSGYPGKWGDLLMTNLMRNSFSLWQYGPGGAASVVLMVMVLALVGMWLKIFKDAITAE
- a CDS encoding carbohydrate ABC transporter permease, whose product is MNYRLKKKLKRYASLAVLWLVVGIVVFPIIYMVVLAGSYSNSIRTGTEFSTVSLSRYIKNFIDMQKNVDFMNYFKNSVIVISSTTIISLVLSILSGYSLARFKFPGSNGFGLTMLATQLIPPTLILIPMYLVFITIQRTFGVQVIDTYMGLIIPYVAIFTPMSIWVIRGFFANLPVELEEAARIDGCSRFQAFRLIMLPLAVPGIIATGIFIFLTAWDELMLASILTTSPRVQTIPVGIRLFIGRIQNRFDLTMMAALVTTIPVAILFFALQKYFVQGMTAGAVKG
- a CDS encoding methyl-accepting chemotaxis protein, with amino-acid sequence MGGKEYRSKNKSFKNIFMIRLISMVLFITLTMSFIVVNIVNKYIEESVYNTNNSIVNGVSSTFDTFIKNTEILVKLLANNPNISKFNLIGSSELLVQYTNKNPLISNIVIYKMDGKKKLKEKMRINGSLKNDFTEKTINKLYNEKKDNIEILKSKDTNKLMLLMISPIYKMNFLGKITKKEGGALVAVISVEKLKEMLLKREILKNKDFYIVNEYGKLIMSNKRAAKEFEDLTKWNKRFKVTSKNGGIIKYSLENIKKIAFSKYNKEYKIGFIIEEAEKVAFRERDRVITIFIIIIILSLLLVIILSDRLAKDVINPLTELTHQIEVVKTGDFDISISDKNLKREDEFGILSNGFKDMIENLKKVLGDINISSKTFNENSDKLNVTIEKNQASIKEINKIAKTLLESSEINNKEIIKGVKSIKKMSSSSEEIAISSMELKDKISETTKFAKNGYAMMGKTVELLDTTYNSFELAAGKMDSLKDSIENIGGIIDSIKNISDQTNLLALNAAIEAARAGEAGKGFAVVANEVKKLANQSNNSAEEITNIISKIKNIVMDTINIFEKNYKELDEVKENSEKTKLQIEKINNFSELSFESVQKSAELTEIGVSLSKDMLELLSTLKLSIEESSKFSKVIDKNIGYQEKDNLEIKAIAVNMKNISLFLNKTLLKFEEEKKEVIEKE
- a CDS encoding ABC transporter ATP-binding protein yields the protein MAKVILKDMEKTYPNGFKAVHGHNLEIKDGEFMVFVGPSGCAKSTTLRMIAGLEEITGGTVAIGDTIVNELPPKDRGIAMVFQNYALYPHMNVYDNMAFGLKLAKTPKEEIDKRVKNAAEILGITDLLDRKPKEMSGGQRQRVAVGRAIVRDPKVFLFDEPLSNLDAQLRVHMRVEITKLHKKLGTTMIYVTHDQVEAMTMGDRICVMELGVIKQVDTPLNLYNKPENKFVAGFIGSPSMNIVEAKLEKEGETTYVVTEHMKLRLPKEKADKVQKYVGKEVWFGIRPEHIGSHETHPNEKDNYVNSEIYVVEQMGNEVFVYFTPGKNQYIARLGSEGVTVKSGEKYEIWFDTTKCHIFDKETEENISL